From the genome of Medicago truncatula cultivar Jemalong A17 chromosome 2, MtrunA17r5.0-ANR, whole genome shotgun sequence:
TAAACCGAAGATTCACCAAAAGATTATCCATGTCAGAAACTAAATCCATCAACACCCGTTTCAATTCGtctttttcttcatcaacagcagcaacaacttcttcatcaacaaatgcaacatcttcatcttcttcttcttcttcggcATTTTCTTCTCCTTCCTCTTGAGGCACGACCGGGTTATTTATATTATGTTGCGATATGAAAGCATTGGACTGTTCCAAAGCCTTAGAAGTTAGATCTCTGATGTCCGTGAACAAACTCTGAAAGTGCTTCTTAACGAATTCAGGATCAGTAATAAGCGAATTCCATCGTTTGCAAACGGGCCTCAGTTGAAGAGTATTCCTTGAATCAACTCTAGAAATGATCTCAATTAT
Proteins encoded in this window:
- the LOC11445899 gene encoding putative F-box/kelch-repeat protein At3g17570, which codes for MTAEATAELPKTVVLPEELIIEIISRVDSRNTLQLRPVCKRWNSLITDPEFVKKHFQSLFTDIRDLTSKALEQSNAFISQHNINNPVVPQEEGEENAEEEEEDEDVAFVDEEVVAAVDEEKDELKRVLMDLVSDMDNLLVNLRFIKDNTETIHVDMQTQSQALEDIMKCFRSFVRIYLK